One stretch of Xanthomonas sp. DAR 35659 DNA includes these proteins:
- a CDS encoding GspH/FimT family pseudopilin, with product MSFRHAGFTLVELVVTIAVMAVVMAIAFPSMQNTLRSTRVSTATNDAVSLIALARTEAVRSTRGGGVCASADGATCGEDWSAGWLAWADANADGVLDAGEVVLRFSSGNRHIVVSGPGAPITFDARGLRSSDGSQAISIQPDSCGDQSLRRTLTITPTGQVQTEVGACI from the coding sequence ATGTCGTTTCGTCACGCCGGGTTCACGCTCGTGGAACTCGTCGTCACCATTGCCGTCATGGCGGTGGTGATGGCGATCGCGTTTCCGAGCATGCAGAACACGCTGCGCTCCACCCGGGTGTCGACAGCGACCAACGATGCCGTTTCCCTGATCGCGCTGGCCCGCACCGAAGCGGTCCGCAGCACGCGCGGCGGCGGCGTCTGCGCGAGTGCCGACGGCGCCACCTGTGGCGAGGACTGGAGTGCCGGCTGGCTGGCCTGGGCCGACGCCAACGCCGATGGCGTGCTCGATGCCGGGGAAGTGGTCCTGCGTTTCTCCAGCGGCAATCGCCATATCGTGGTCTCCGGCCCGGGCGCGCCGATCACGTTCGATGCGCGCGGCCTGCGCAGCAGCGACGGCAGCCAGGCGATCAGCATCCAGCCGGACAGTTGCGGCGACCAGTCGCTGCGCCGCACGCTGACCATCACCCCGACCGGTCAGGTGCAGACCGAAGTGGGAGCCTGCATATGA
- the ppnN gene encoding nucleotide 5'-monophosphate nucleosidase PpnN: protein MTTSNTAARALPVVDARIYPRGGLDILSRAEVVRLRDASSGGLHELLRRCALAVLTSGSASDDPRAARDLYPDFDIQVVQRDRGVRIDLLNAPAMAFVDGEIINGVAELLFAVVRDLAYMAIELGPESAADLGSSEGITSAVFGQLRNGRILQPADPNLVVCWGGHSISRDEYLYTKQVGYELGLRGLDICTGCGPGAMKGPMKGATIAHAKQRKHDNRYIGITEPGIIAAESPNPIVNHLVIMPDIEKRLEAFVRIGHGIIVFPGGVGTAEEILYLLGILLREENRELPFPLILTGPTIAAPYFEQIDRFLRLTLGEAATSRYEIVVGDPIAVARKMAAGIQQVRMYRKAQKDAFYFNWSLHIPLEYQLPFAPTHEAMAALDLHHGRPPHALAADLRRAFSGIVAGNVKEDGMRRIEQHGPFEIHGDADMMQALDELLRAFVEQRRMKISGEYRPCYRVMA, encoded by the coding sequence ATGACGACGAGCAATACGGCGGCGCGGGCGCTGCCGGTAGTGGACGCGCGGATCTACCCGCGCGGCGGCCTGGACATCCTCTCGCGCGCGGAAGTGGTGCGCCTGCGCGATGCCTCCAGCGGCGGCCTGCACGAACTGCTGCGACGCTGCGCGCTGGCGGTGCTGACCAGCGGCAGCGCCTCCGACGACCCGCGCGCCGCGCGCGACCTGTACCCGGACTTCGACATCCAGGTGGTCCAGCGCGACCGCGGCGTGCGCATCGACCTGCTCAACGCGCCGGCGATGGCGTTCGTGGACGGGGAGATCATCAACGGCGTGGCCGAACTGCTGTTCGCCGTGGTCCGCGACCTGGCCTACATGGCGATCGAGCTGGGGCCGGAATCGGCCGCCGACCTGGGCTCCAGCGAAGGCATCACCAGCGCCGTGTTCGGGCAGCTGCGCAACGGCCGCATCCTGCAGCCGGCCGATCCCAACCTGGTGGTGTGCTGGGGCGGCCACTCGATCTCGCGCGACGAATACCTGTACACCAAGCAGGTCGGCTACGAGCTGGGCCTGCGCGGGCTGGACATCTGCACCGGCTGCGGCCCGGGCGCGATGAAGGGGCCGATGAAGGGCGCCACCATCGCCCACGCCAAGCAGCGCAAGCACGACAACCGCTACATCGGCATCACCGAGCCGGGCATCATCGCCGCCGAATCGCCGAATCCGATCGTCAACCACCTGGTGATCATGCCGGACATCGAGAAGCGCCTGGAGGCCTTCGTCCGTATCGGCCACGGCATCATCGTGTTCCCCGGCGGCGTCGGCACCGCCGAGGAGATCCTGTATCTGCTCGGCATCCTGCTGCGCGAGGAGAACCGCGAGCTGCCGTTCCCGCTGATCCTGACCGGCCCGACCATCGCCGCGCCGTACTTCGAGCAGATCGACCGCTTCCTGCGCCTGACTCTGGGCGAGGCGGCCACCTCGCGTTACGAGATCGTGGTCGGCGACCCGATCGCGGTGGCCCGCAAGATGGCCGCCGGCATCCAGCAGGTGCGCATGTACCGCAAGGCGCAGAAGGACGCGTTCTACTTCAACTGGTCGCTGCACATTCCGCTGGAGTACCAGTTGCCGTTCGCGCCGACCCACGAGGCGATGGCCGCGCTCGACCTGCACCACGGACGCCCGCCGCATGCGCTGGCGGCGGACCTGCGCCGCGCCTTTTCCGGCATCGTCGCCGGCAACGTCAAGGAGGACGGCATGCGCCGCATCGAGCAGCACGGCCCGTTCGAGATCCATGGCGACGCGGACATGATGCAGGCCCTGGACGAACTGCTGCGCGCCTTCGTCGAGCAGCGCCGGATGAAGATCTCCGGGGAGTACCGGCCCTGCTACCGGGTCATGGCCTGA
- the pilV gene encoding type IV pilus modification protein PilV, producing MRQRPRFARARQRGFTLIEVMIAVLILGFGLLAFGLLQTMNVRFTKSAQQRTIASNLAYEVVDLMRTQRTDSGLYAYSAIDYASFAGVAEGDCETKADASIANNIARWKCQVKNSLPEGAAQVQLESDGKVTVTVRWGDAPWETEAAKKNASFTLESRI from the coding sequence ATGAGGCAGCGCCCTCGATTCGCTCGCGCGCGGCAGCGCGGTTTCACCCTGATCGAGGTCATGATCGCGGTGCTGATCCTGGGATTCGGCCTGCTCGCGTTCGGCTTGCTGCAGACCATGAACGTGCGTTTCACCAAGAGCGCGCAGCAGCGCACCATCGCCAGCAACCTGGCCTACGAGGTCGTCGACCTGATGCGCACCCAGCGGACCGATTCCGGCCTGTACGCCTACAGTGCGATCGACTACGCGAGTTTCGCCGGCGTTGCCGAGGGCGATTGCGAAACCAAGGCCGACGCGAGCATCGCCAACAACATCGCGCGCTGGAAGTGCCAGGTGAAGAATTCGCTGCCCGAAGGCGCGGCGCAGGTGCAGTTGGAGAGCGATGGCAAGGTCACCGTGACGGTGCGCTGGGGCGACGCGCCCTGGGAAACCGAAGCGGCCAAGAAGAATGCCAGCTTCACGCTGGAGAGCCGGATATGA
- a CDS encoding PilW family protein — translation MSPVRLGARRMRGMSLIELMIALLIGLILLVGVIQVFSASRASYQLSQGVARNQENGRFAMDFLSRDLRMVGHAGCVNDQSLLAQDAAGTVSGGNIRSLFLSGPDRNTNNVAALPFPLRFDLGVQGFEANGTAPGDSLTLSATPAAGSADSWTPALPDDLAGLHPVAGSDIVVVRYFSAEQAPLTALTLGATSTLQYAASDGAVATAGPGLYAIADCSSATVFQAASAPSTTSMSVAVSGLNKSSFSYVSGNDGALSYKAGGTTLFRAETRAYYVALNPTTQVPALYRTRWTSVPGSDAIQATTEEMVEGVESLQLLYGEDAQSDVSLPPSGKITKVNSAATIGDATHAARWRRVGAVQMALLVRDGNMEKSRPLAASHLSLLQVTMTPPDDRRYRAVYETTVAMRNRLFGD, via the coding sequence ATGAGCCCGGTCCGCCTCGGTGCCCGCCGCATGCGCGGCATGTCGCTGATCGAACTGATGATCGCCTTGCTGATCGGCTTGATCCTGCTGGTCGGCGTGATTCAGGTGTTCTCCGCCTCGCGGGCGTCCTACCAACTCTCCCAGGGCGTCGCGCGCAACCAGGAAAACGGCCGCTTCGCGATGGACTTTTTGTCCCGCGACCTGCGCATGGTCGGGCACGCGGGCTGCGTCAACGACCAGTCCCTGCTGGCGCAGGACGCGGCCGGCACGGTGTCCGGCGGCAATATCCGTTCGCTGTTTCTGAGCGGGCCCGACCGCAATACCAACAACGTCGCGGCGCTCCCGTTTCCGCTGCGGTTCGACCTGGGCGTGCAGGGCTTCGAAGCCAATGGAACGGCGCCTGGCGATAGCCTGACCTTGTCCGCCACACCCGCCGCGGGGAGCGCGGATAGCTGGACACCCGCGTTGCCGGACGATCTTGCCGGGCTGCATCCCGTCGCCGGCAGCGATATCGTGGTGGTGCGCTATTTCTCCGCCGAGCAGGCGCCGTTGACGGCGCTGACCCTGGGCGCGACGTCCACCTTGCAGTACGCCGCGTCCGATGGCGCGGTGGCGACCGCAGGCCCGGGCTTGTACGCGATCGCCGACTGCAGCAGCGCCACCGTGTTCCAGGCCGCATCCGCCCCGAGCACGACGTCGATGTCGGTGGCGGTCAGCGGCCTGAACAAGTCCAGCTTTAGCTATGTGTCCGGAAACGACGGCGCCTTGTCCTACAAGGCGGGCGGGACCACCTTGTTCCGCGCGGAAACGCGGGCCTACTACGTCGCCCTGAACCCGACGACCCAGGTTCCGGCCCTGTATCGCACGCGCTGGACATCCGTGCCCGGCAGCGACGCGATCCAGGCGACCACCGAGGAAATGGTCGAGGGCGTCGAATCGCTGCAATTGCTGTACGGCGAGGACGCGCAGAGCGATGTCTCTTTGCCGCCTTCCGGCAAGATCACCAAGGTCAACAGCGCCGCCACGATCGGCGATGCGACCCATGCCGCGCGTTGGCGGCGCGTGGGGGCGGTGCAGATGGCCCTGCTGGTGCGCGATGGCAACATGGAAAAGTCCCGCCCGCTCGCCGCATCGCATCTGTCGTTGCTGCAGGTGACGATGACGCCACCGGACGACCGACGTTACCGGGCGGTCTACGAAACGACCGTCGCCATGCGCAATCGACTTTTCGGGGACTGA